A section of the Clostridium omnivorum genome encodes:
- a CDS encoding CPBP family intramembrane glutamic endopeptidase: MSVIWIVIYGIIYSFSEKFGENHILAVFPIMLYIVVLYMFLKKRKRLSVYGLCLPKYWRKKDVGWLMPLLSFPFANMYLQGNQTMLQNSWIMFLLMLFTVFLEELLFRGYLLVYLFEKCGIDNKWIGMIISSVLFGMFHIVNLFQGADISYTMIQMLCACGIGLCLCVLVSQYKSIFPGVIVHYLINITSFDMEKSNYHVLLFFFILSVLHIFYACLLKWKWRTI; this comes from the coding sequence ATGAGTGTTATATGGATTGTTATATATGGAATAATATATTCTTTTTCCGAAAAATTTGGAGAAAATCATATACTAGCGGTCTTTCCAATAATGCTATATATTGTTGTTTTGTATATGTTTTTGAAAAAGCGGAAAAGGTTATCAGTATATGGTTTATGCCTTCCTAAATATTGGAGAAAAAAAGACGTTGGTTGGTTAATGCCTTTGTTGAGTTTTCCTTTTGCAAATATGTATTTACAAGGAAATCAAACAATGTTACAGAATTCCTGGATAATGTTTTTACTGATGTTATTTACAGTATTTCTGGAAGAATTATTGTTTCGCGGATATTTGTTAGTATATCTCTTCGAAAAATGTGGGATTGACAACAAGTGGATTGGAATGATTATTTCAAGTGTTTTGTTTGGCATGTTTCATATTGTGAATCTTTTTCAGGGAGCGGATATCTCATATACTATGATTCAAATGCTTTGTGCTTGTGGAATAGGATTGTGTTTGTGTGTGCTAGTATCACAATATAAATCCATATTTCCAGGGGTAATCGTTCATTATCTAATTAACATTACTTCATTTGATATGGAAAAAAGCAATTATCATGTATTATTATTCTTTTTTATATTATCCGTTCTACATATTTTTTATGCATGTTTATTGAAGTGGAAGTGGCGGACTATTTAA
- a CDS encoding CDP-glycerol glycerophosphotransferase family protein: MKFYIDPGTGSMLFAILIGIIGALKYVIRMTMVKLRFILSGGKKVDMNSGRIPYVIFSDNKRYWNVFEPICREFDRRGIDIVYMTASPDDPVLKCPYEHVKGKFIGKNNVAFAKLNFLNATIVLSTTPGLDVYQWKRSKDVQCYVHILHAAGEVTLYRMFGIDYYDSMLLSSHYQLEDVRKLEQLRQLPEKEIYIVGLPYMDEMVQRLKNSGPVETHERTVLLAPSWGPSAIFSKFGGNIIKTLLKTGYHVIVRPHPQSFESEKDMIDKIMKEYPESEQLEWNRDVDNFDVLKRSDILISDFSGVTFDFALVYDKPIIYADTKFDKAPYDVWWLEEDLWTNTALPRIGMKLTEEKMDSLKEMIDTCLEDPKYAIGRDEVRNETWEYFGEGTKRTVDWLLNKYSQLTKEEEDK, from the coding sequence ATGAAATTTTATATTGATCCAGGAACTGGAAGTATGCTTTTTGCTATTTTAATTGGTATTATTGGGGCACTTAAATATGTGATTCGCATGACAATGGTCAAGCTACGTTTTATTCTAAGTGGTGGAAAAAAAGTGGACATGAATTCTGGAAGAATTCCATATGTGATTTTTTCCGATAACAAAAGATATTGGAATGTTTTTGAACCCATATGTAGGGAATTTGATCGAAGAGGCATTGATATTGTCTATATGACTGCATCGCCAGATGATCCTGTTCTTAAGTGCCCTTATGAACATGTAAAAGGAAAATTTATTGGTAAAAACAATGTGGCATTCGCTAAGCTTAACTTTTTAAATGCGACCATTGTATTATCTACTACACCAGGCTTGGATGTTTATCAGTGGAAAAGATCAAAAGATGTACAATGCTATGTGCATATTCTTCATGCAGCAGGTGAGGTAACATTGTATCGAATGTTTGGAATTGATTACTATGATTCAATGTTATTATCAAGTCATTATCAGCTTGAAGATGTGCGAAAGCTGGAACAGTTAAGGCAATTACCAGAAAAAGAGATTTACATAGTTGGATTACCATATATGGATGAAATGGTACAGCGATTGAAGAATAGTGGTCCGGTAGAAACTCATGAAAGAACAGTACTATTGGCTCCTTCATGGGGACCAAGTGCCATTTTTAGTAAGTTTGGCGGAAATATTATAAAAACACTCTTAAAGACAGGATATCATGTTATTGTGAGACCACATCCACAATCATTTGAATCAGAAAAAGATATGATTGATAAGATTATGAAAGAATATCCAGAGTCCGAACAATTAGAATGGAATAGGGATGTTGATAATTTTGATGTCTTGAAACGTTCTGATATATTGATTTCGGATTTTTCTGGAGTAACATTTGATTTTGCTTTGGTTTATGACAAACCAATTATTTACGCGGATACAAAATTTGATAAAGCACCATATGATGTATGGTGGTTAGAAGAAGATCTCTGGACAAATACAGCACTTCCGAGAATTGGAATGAAATTAACAGAAGAGAAAATGGATTCATTAAAAGAAATGATCGATACATGTTTAGAGGATCCGAAGTATGCCATAGGTCGTGATGAAGTTCGAAATGAAACATGGGAGTATTTTGGAGAAGGAACCAAGAGAACTGTAGACTGGTTACTCAATAAATATAGTCAGTTGACCAAAGAAGAGGAGGATAAATAA
- the rlmD gene encoding 23S rRNA (uracil(1939)-C(5))-methyltransferase RlmD, whose product MKIQIPVEKNKDYDIEITGMGHEGEGVGKFEGFTIFVPGALLGEAVRIKVVKVSKNYAYGKLLEVLRPSEYRSNPVCSIYKKCGGCQIQHLSYEGQLRFKTQKVKDVVDRIGKIKDVEIHDTLGMKEPYRYRNKVQLPVGYVDNQVHIGFYAPRSHDIVPMESCHIQDSAADEVMKLTKEWIVRHKVEPYNEEQHSGLIRHIMIRRAFKTDEVMVVIVTKHRDLPYKEELIDTLVKNIKGIKSIIQNINHKKTNVILGLENITLWGSDTISDYIGEFKFNISPLSFFQVNPVQTEILYGKALEYAGLTGKETVFDAYCGTGTISLFLSKKAKKVYGVEIVPEAIENAKANAKENGVNNAEFIVGESETVIPELINKGIKADVVVVDPPRKGCEKSLLEAIANMKPERIVYVSCDPSTLARDLGILQELGYKTKEVQPVDMFPQTAHVEVVTLLTRSIAT is encoded by the coding sequence ATGAAAATTCAAATACCAGTAGAAAAAAATAAGGATTATGATATTGAGATAACAGGAATGGGACATGAAGGAGAAGGTGTAGGAAAGTTTGAAGGCTTTACTATATTTGTACCTGGTGCTCTTCTTGGAGAAGCAGTGAGGATAAAGGTTGTTAAGGTTTCAAAAAACTATGCTTATGGAAAACTTTTAGAAGTGTTAAGGCCTTCTGAGTATAGAAGCAATCCAGTATGCAGTATTTATAAAAAGTGCGGAGGCTGTCAGATTCAGCATCTTTCTTATGAAGGGCAGCTCCGATTTAAAACCCAAAAGGTAAAGGATGTAGTAGATAGAATTGGCAAGATTAAGGATGTAGAAATTCATGATACTCTAGGAATGAAAGAACCCTATAGATATAGAAACAAGGTGCAGCTGCCTGTAGGCTATGTTGATAATCAAGTGCACATTGGTTTTTACGCCCCAAGGAGTCATGATATAGTGCCAATGGAAAGCTGTCATATTCAAGATTCAGCAGCAGATGAGGTAATGAAGCTTACAAAGGAATGGATAGTTAGACATAAAGTTGAGCCCTATAATGAAGAACAGCATTCTGGCCTTATAAGACATATAATGATAAGACGTGCTTTTAAAACAGATGAGGTTATGGTAGTTATAGTAACTAAGCATAGAGATTTGCCTTATAAGGAAGAGCTTATTGATACACTAGTAAAGAATATAAAAGGAATTAAAAGCATAATACAAAATATAAATCATAAGAAGACTAATGTAATTTTAGGACTTGAAAACATAACCTTATGGGGGTCTGACACCATAAGTGACTATATCGGAGAGTTTAAGTTCAACATATCTCCATTATCATTTTTTCAGGTTAACCCTGTGCAGACCGAAATATTATACGGAAAGGCATTAGAATATGCGGGACTAACAGGTAAAGAAACTGTATTCGATGCCTATTGCGGTACTGGAACCATATCACTATTTTTATCTAAGAAGGCAAAAAAGGTTTATGGAGTAGAAATTGTTCCTGAGGCAATAGAAAATGCTAAAGCTAATGCCAAGGAAAACGGAGTAAATAATGCTGAATTCATAGTAGGTGAATCAGAAACTGTGATTCCTGAATTAATAAATAAGGGAATTAAGGCTGATGTAGTAGTTGTTGATCCACCAAGAAAAGGCTGCGAAAAATCTCTACTTGAAGCTATAGCAAATATGAAACCAGAGAGAATAGTTTATGTTTCCTGTGACCCATCAACTTTAGCTAGAGACTTAGGAATCCTTCAGGAACTTGGGTATAAAACTAAAGAAGTTCAGCCAGTGGACATGTTTCCACAGACGGCTCATGTTGAGGTGGTTACTTTACTTACAAGGAGCATAGCGACATAG
- a CDS encoding phosphocholine cytidylyltransferase/choline kinase family protein, protein MLEIKEYELLNSLIKLKIKCTQRQVAEKFSMSLGKVNQIVRKLCEQQLIQIGSDNVFQITERGVAALEPYKVHNAIIMAAGMSSRFAPLSYEKPKGLLKVKGEILIEREIRQLHEAGIDDITVVVGYMKEKFFYLEEKFGVKIIVNEDYYRFNNTSTLIRVTEQLSNTYICSSDNYFVDNVFEPYVFKPYYSAVYAAGETDEYCLECDNKGRIKNVKIGGVDSWYMLGHVYFDHNFSKKFVQILKEEYVKEETRSQLWENLYMRHMNELCLYIRKYEADKVLEFDSLDELRAFDQAYINNTDSKIMKNICRVLQCEDRDIVNIKAIKAGLTNTSFRFSVGDKDYVYRHPGKGTENYINRKSEAFSMEVAAELKLDNTFIYIDEQEGWKISYFVQNARELDYHNSSEVAAAISMMRTLSQEKRKSEYNFDIWKRAMEFVERLQEEQKSDFDDFLNLENLMKQLYSYIEKDTTEKCLCHCDCYSPNFLFDDENNLYLIDWEYSGNDDPASDLGTFICCSDYSYEEAVATIEQYHDGKVDGKILAHYLGYVSIASYYWYLWALYQETMGKHVGEYLYIWYKNSKFYAKKAIEMYEL, encoded by the coding sequence ATGTTAGAAATAAAAGAATATGAGCTGTTAAATTCATTGATTAAATTAAAAATAAAGTGTACGCAACGTCAAGTGGCAGAGAAATTTTCTATGTCCCTCGGAAAAGTAAATCAAATTGTGAGAAAGCTTTGTGAACAGCAGTTGATCCAAATTGGTTCGGATAATGTGTTTCAAATCACTGAGAGAGGTGTAGCAGCACTTGAACCATATAAGGTACATAATGCCATTATTATGGCAGCGGGAATGTCTAGCCGTTTTGCACCGCTTTCCTATGAGAAACCGAAGGGACTTTTAAAAGTAAAAGGTGAAATTCTAATCGAACGTGAGATACGTCAGTTGCATGAAGCTGGAATTGATGACATCACTGTAGTAGTAGGATACATGAAAGAGAAGTTTTTCTATTTGGAAGAGAAATTTGGTGTAAAGATTATTGTAAATGAAGACTACTATCGTTTTAATAATACATCAACATTAATTCGTGTAACGGAACAATTATCAAATACATATATCTGTTCTAGTGATAATTATTTTGTGGATAATGTATTCGAACCATATGTATTTAAGCCCTACTATTCTGCAGTTTATGCAGCAGGCGAAACCGATGAATATTGCCTTGAATGTGATAATAAAGGACGAATTAAGAATGTAAAAATAGGTGGAGTTGATTCATGGTATATGTTAGGACATGTATATTTTGATCACAACTTCAGTAAGAAATTTGTACAGATTCTGAAAGAGGAATATGTAAAAGAGGAGACTCGTTCTCAACTTTGGGAAAATTTATATATGCGGCATATGAATGAATTGTGTTTGTATATTCGTAAGTATGAGGCGGATAAAGTCTTGGAATTTGATTCCCTAGATGAACTTCGTGCCTTTGATCAGGCTTATATCAATAATACAGATTCTAAAATCATGAAGAATATTTGTAGAGTCCTTCAGTGTGAGGATAGAGATATTGTGAACATTAAAGCAATTAAGGCAGGACTGACAAATACCTCATTTCGTTTTTCAGTTGGCGATAAGGATTATGTATATCGTCATCCAGGAAAAGGTACAGAGAATTATATTAATCGTAAGAGTGAAGCTTTTTCCATGGAAGTAGCAGCAGAATTAAAACTTGATAATACGTTTATCTATATAGATGAACAAGAAGGCTGGAAAATCTCGTATTTCGTACAAAATGCGAGAGAATTAGATTACCATAATAGTAGTGAAGTGGCAGCTGCGATTTCCATGATGAGAACGTTAAGCCAGGAAAAGCGTAAATCGGAATATAATTTTGATATATGGAAACGTGCAATGGAGTTTGTTGAACGATTACAGGAAGAACAAAAGTCTGATTTTGATGACTTTTTGAATCTTGAAAATTTGATGAAGCAGTTGTATTCATATATTGAGAAGGATACTACAGAGAAGTGTTTATGCCATTGTGATTGTTACTCTCCGAATTTCCTATTTGATGATGAAAATAATCTATATCTGATTGATTGGGAGTATTCAGGAAATGATGATCCTGCAAGTGATCTGGGAACTTTTATTTGTTGCTCGGACTATTCTTATGAGGAAGCTGTTGCAACAATTGAGCAGTATCATGACGGAAAGGTAGACGGAAAAATATTAGCACATTATCTAGGATATGTTTCGATTGCATCATATTATTGGTATCTTTGGGCTTTGTATCAGGAAACTATGGGTAAACATGTTGGTGAATATTTATACATCTGGTATAAGAATTCAAAATTCTATGCAAAGAAAGCAATAGAGATGTACGAGCTATAA
- a CDS encoding purine-cytosine permease family protein: MSKNLDYIKQESVTGVVPMMKGERLYSFIDLFLTTSGFAIATWCYTQGAYVAQFLSFKQLLINIFCFNIVWVLIECIPVLFAVRYGIDLWIWLRSVLGSKGVAVLSIVISLANFGWYAVAANLFSSSMINLAGNFGLSLNPFIWNPILGTFCVVLGTLIALGGPEVIKWSNRFLVTALLAVGVIIVVLCFVAVPLSDIMAVKPVLQNGTTPLQNFMLSAEGNVAFAFSWSTQALIMPRLAKTERSGFWATSLSYGVVAPFFVCAGSVMALAMFVRTGVFESDPTRMLATLCGPGFAILSLLLVAFANVGTQGTGSYVNCMIVKSGLPKVSYRLLVILAMVYVSALTIWGGVQQNFGAFISLAAYIQGPIIGMIVVDYLIVRKRKLSLKSAYFMEGHDSYKYTNGFNIVGLACVIIAFAVTILFVYNPYNGTIKSDIFLLTTGSGFTALFGGLLYWLASLTPLKKYMLRDRDDLEIV; encoded by the coding sequence ATGTCAAAAAATCTAGATTATATCAAACAGGAAAGTGTAACAGGAGTTGTTCCTATGATGAAAGGAGAACGCCTTTATTCCTTTATAGATTTGTTTTTAACTACAAGTGGCTTTGCAATTGCAACCTGGTGCTACACGCAGGGAGCGTATGTTGCACAATTCCTAAGCTTTAAACAGCTGTTAATTAACATCTTTTGTTTCAATATTGTGTGGGTTCTGATTGAATGCATCCCGGTATTATTTGCAGTACGTTATGGGATTGATTTATGGATTTGGTTAAGATCTGTACTTGGAAGTAAGGGTGTAGCCGTTCTTTCAATTGTTATTAGTTTGGCCAATTTCGGATGGTATGCTGTTGCAGCCAATCTGTTTTCATCGTCAATGATCAATTTAGCTGGAAACTTTGGATTATCATTGAATCCGTTCATATGGAATCCAATTTTAGGTACATTTTGTGTTGTATTAGGAACATTGATTGCGTTAGGTGGTCCAGAAGTTATTAAATGGAGCAATCGATTCTTGGTAACGGCGCTTCTTGCTGTAGGAGTTATAATTGTAGTATTATGTTTTGTTGCTGTACCACTTTCTGATATAATGGCAGTAAAACCTGTACTTCAAAATGGGACAACTCCACTGCAAAACTTTATGTTATCCGCAGAAGGAAATGTGGCTTTTGCATTTTCATGGTCAACTCAGGCACTTATAATGCCTAGACTTGCAAAAACTGAGAGAAGTGGATTCTGGGCAACTTCACTTTCTTATGGTGTGGTTGCACCTTTCTTTGTTTGTGCGGGTAGTGTAATGGCACTTGCTATGTTTGTACGTACTGGAGTTTTTGAAAGTGATCCTACAAGGATGCTTGCTACTTTATGCGGACCAGGTTTTGCTATATTAAGCTTACTTTTAGTAGCATTTGCTAATGTTGGAACACAGGGAACGGGTTCTTATGTGAATTGTATGATTGTAAAAAGTGGTTTGCCAAAAGTAAGTTATCGTCTATTGGTTATTCTTGCTATGGTTTATGTAAGCGCACTTACCATTTGGGGTGGTGTACAACAAAATTTTGGAGCATTTATTTCTCTGGCGGCATATATTCAGGGGCCGATAATTGGTATGATTGTTGTAGACTATCTTATTGTTCGAAAACGTAAACTTTCATTGAAATCAGCGTATTTCATGGAAGGACATGATTCATATAAGTATACCAATGGATTTAATATTGTAGGATTAGCATGTGTAATAATTGCCTTTGCAGTAACTATTTTGTTTGTCTATAATCCATATAATGGAACAATTAAGAGTGATATATTCTTACTAACAACTGGAAGTGGATTTACTGCACTATTTGGTGGATTGTTATATTGGTTAGCTAGCTTAACACCATTGAAGAAGTATATGCTTCGAGATCGTGATGATCTTGAGATTGTTTAG